The sequence ACGAATCCGATCGCCACGCCGAGCGCCAGCAGCATGATAGCGGCGTCGATGACGATTCCGGCGACGCCGGGCACGACGCGGTTCCCGACTTCGATCAGCGTGAACAGCGGCGCGGCGACGAGCGCGCAGGCGATGCTCCAGCGCAGCCCGGCCGCTGCCGCCATCGCGATCACAAAGACGAACGCGAGCGGGCGCAGTGATATCTGCGGCACGGCGTGGTCGATCGCTACCACGGCGAGCATAGCCGCGAAAATAGCGGCCGCCGCCAGGCCTTTGTGATTCGCCGTCGAGCCCTCGCTCTTATCCACGCTATGCTTTCCGTACGGGAGTATACCCAGGTTTGCCTGGTCCGTATTGCGGGCACATGTCGGTAGGCAGCTTCAGCAAGGAGGCTTCAATGCCAGACGAACGCACCCCGACCGAAAAACATGCAGACCACGCGTTGCACAAGGCCAAGAACGACGCTGTGGACGGACTCAAGGAGGCCGAGCACAACGCGAAAGCGGCAGCCGAAAAGACCAAACGTACGCTGGCCGGCGATTCGATGACAGCCTCAGAAAAGGCCGCTTCGAGCATCAAGGAGGCTGGCCACAAAGCCGCCGCAGCCGGCGACAAAGCGAAGCGCGAACTACGGGACAAATTCGACAAGTAGAACCTCGGGCGGCGGCGCGCGGCGCCGCAGACGCGCGGTTCTTCGCGCGGCGGCGGCGCCACTGCGTTTTGCGCAGCCGGCAAGCGGGGATAAGCCGCCCATGATGAGTTTTGCGGTCGCTCTGCAGACATACGGCCAGACCACGTTGCTCGAGCTCGTCGGCGAGCTCGACATGGCCGCGGCGCCGACGTTCCTCGAAGTGGTCAGCGATCAGCTAAGACGCGGATCCGATGCGTTTGTCGTCGATCTCGACAGGCTCACCTACATCGACTCGCGCGGCCTGTACGCGCTCATCGAGATGCTGCGTTCCGTCCGCAATCAACGCGGCGACGTGGCGATCGTGCTTACCAACGCGCAGATCTCGCGCGTGTTCGCGATCAGCGGCATCGACAGCGTTTTTCGTTTCTTCCCCGACCGGCCCACCGCACTGACATTCATAAGCGCGGCGATACGGCCGGCATCCGCGGTTTGACGCACGCCTCGGCGGCGTATAAGAGAGTAGTATCGCTTTCGTAATAAAAGAGGAGTCATTAAATGGATATCATCGCATGGATCGTCGTCGGCATCATCGCCGGCTT comes from Candidatus Eremiobacteraceae bacterium and encodes:
- a CDS encoding STAS domain-containing protein, with translation MMSFAVALQTYGQTTLLELVGELDMAAAPTFLEVVSDQLRRGSDAFVVDLDRLTYIDSRGLYALIEMLRSVRNQRGDVAIVLTNAQISRVFAISGIDSVFRFFPDRPTALTFISAAIRPASAV